The following proteins are encoded in a genomic region of Natrinema sp. HArc-T2:
- a CDS encoding AIM24 family protein, translated as MDVDEFTRTNAPKEGNSGFQKENKRLLDIPVDGTVMVKAGSMIGYTGELTFTGKSSAEGGLTGFVKEAVSSEGTPVMEAEGSGHLYVADQGKKVQILELDDGQSISVNGNDVLAFESTVDYEINTIGSLSEVAAGGLTNVYLTGPGAVAISTHGDPLVVTPPVTTDPDATVAWSTNLSPSFATNKTIEIGQTSGESIQMEFTGSEGFVVIQPYEEGGAQP; from the coding sequence ATGGATGTTGATGAATTTACACGAACGAACGCGCCGAAAGAAGGAAACAGCGGATTTCAAAAGGAGAACAAACGGCTACTCGACATTCCGGTCGACGGAACGGTGATGGTCAAAGCCGGCTCGATGATCGGATATACTGGGGAGCTGACGTTCACCGGAAAATCGTCTGCAGAAGGTGGACTCACGGGATTCGTCAAGGAGGCAGTATCGAGCGAAGGAACGCCGGTGATGGAGGCTGAAGGGAGTGGTCACCTCTACGTTGCCGATCAGGGAAAGAAAGTCCAGATACTCGAGCTCGATGACGGACAGTCGATCTCGGTCAACGGGAACGACGTCCTCGCCTTCGAGTCGACGGTCGACTACGAAATCAATACCATTGGCAGCCTTTCGGAAGTCGCCGCAGGAGGCCTGACGAACGTGTACCTCACTGGGCCGGGCGCAGTTGCGATCTCTACACACGGAGACCCGCTGGTGGTGACGCCGCCAGTCACTACCGATCCGGATGCGACCGTCGCCTGGAGTACCAACCTCTCGCCGTCGTTTGCGACCAACAAAACGATCGAGATCGGACAGACTTCCGGGGAAAGCATCCAGATGGAATTTACTGGCTCAGAGGGCTTCGTCGTCATCCAGCCGTACGAAGAAGGAGGAGCCCAGCCCTAG
- a CDS encoding TIGR04024 family LLM class F420-dependent oxidoreductase — MTDRDVHLPVAAQPTIESIVDYTQAAEDAGYDCAWLPETWGRDAVTVLSAMAERTDAIDIGSSILNTYSRSPALLGQTAATLQELAAGRFRLGLGPSGPVVIENWHGVEYGNPLKRTRETVEIVRQVLSGEPVDYDGDDFELSGFRLRCDPPETTPPIEVTGMGPKAVELAGRFADGWHGIMLTPEGIDARLEDIERGADLGDRDPDDVHVTAGVTCCVRDDPHEARALARQHVAFYIGGMGTFYRDSLERQGYDEAAAIYDAWQDGDRERALELVDENIVDDLCAVGSPETAREQLARYEAVDGLDAIAVSFPRGADEEGIRQTMAAVAPDR; from the coding sequence ATGACTGACAGAGACGTCCACCTGCCCGTCGCCGCACAGCCGACGATCGAGTCGATCGTCGACTACACGCAGGCGGCTGAAGACGCCGGTTACGATTGTGCGTGGCTCCCCGAAACGTGGGGTCGCGACGCCGTCACCGTGCTGTCGGCGATGGCCGAGCGAACCGACGCGATCGACATCGGCTCGAGCATTCTCAACACCTACTCGCGGTCGCCGGCGCTGCTGGGCCAGACGGCGGCGACGCTTCAGGAACTCGCTGCGGGCCGGTTCCGGCTTGGACTCGGCCCGAGCGGCCCGGTCGTGATCGAGAACTGGCACGGCGTCGAGTACGGCAACCCGCTCAAGCGGACCCGCGAGACCGTCGAGATCGTCCGGCAGGTCCTTTCGGGCGAGCCCGTCGACTACGACGGCGACGACTTCGAGCTGTCGGGCTTTCGGCTGCGCTGTGACCCGCCGGAAACGACTCCACCGATCGAGGTCACCGGGATGGGTCCCAAGGCGGTCGAACTCGCGGGCCGCTTTGCCGACGGCTGGCACGGCATCATGCTCACACCCGAGGGGATCGACGCGCGACTCGAGGACATCGAGCGCGGTGCCGACCTGGGCGATCGTGACCCCGACGATGTCCACGTCACTGCCGGCGTTACCTGCTGCGTGCGGGACGATCCCCACGAAGCGCGTGCGCTCGCCCGCCAGCACGTCGCATTCTACATCGGCGGGATGGGGACGTTCTACCGGGATTCCCTCGAGCGCCAGGGCTACGACGAGGCCGCCGCCATCTACGACGCCTGGCAGGACGGCGACCGCGAGCGTGCACTCGAACTCGTCGACGAAAATATCGTCGACGACCTCTGTGCGGTCGGCAGTCCGGAAACGGCTCGCGAGCAACTCGCGCGCTACGAGGCAGTCGACGGGCTCGACGCCATCGCGGTCAGTTTCCCGCGCGGTGCCGACGAGGAAGGAATTCGCCAGACGATGGCTGCGGTCGCACCAGATCGCTGA